One window of Botrimarina mediterranea genomic DNA carries:
- a CDS encoding MATE family efflux transporter, which translates to MSSSLIQSPGTIRPLLRLSMPVLAEQALHMTVGLSDLVITGRFLEGTANVASMTLVIYLLWLVGMLFAVIATGSTPLVARFTGAGQRDLANLATNQSITAGLVWAALLMAVGLPIAAPAVGLMGLEGASAAGATRYLMIELCVLPAIMLERVGIACLRGAGDTMSGLWAMILVNIVNIAVSYTLVTGAGGLFPSFGYDGVALGTASGHLVGGGLLLAMLVVGRAGLRLRLPQMKPDPAMIRRLLRIGIPGGVEAILIVTCNLIYLRIVLKLGDVAAAAHGVAIQVESLAFMPGGAFQIAAGTMTGQYLGAGDPHRAARSAWIATAIASAIMVAAGALFWLDTETLIGWFLKDKPEVVPLAAQLLRLISLAMLPLAISMVLAGALRGAGDTRWPLVITVIGFGLFRVPIATYFAQDTVTLPLIGTTFAGAGLGAVGAWYGAVSDLCVRAALMLGRFLHGGWKHVEV; encoded by the coding sequence GTGTCGAGTTCTCTGATCCAGTCGCCCGGCACGATCCGGCCGCTCTTGCGGCTGTCGATGCCGGTGTTGGCGGAGCAGGCGCTGCACATGACGGTGGGGCTTTCGGACCTCGTCATCACGGGGCGATTCCTCGAGGGGACCGCCAACGTCGCCAGCATGACGCTGGTGATCTACCTGCTGTGGCTGGTGGGGATGCTGTTCGCGGTGATCGCGACGGGCTCGACGCCGCTGGTGGCGCGGTTCACCGGCGCCGGACAGCGCGACCTGGCGAACCTGGCGACGAACCAGTCGATTACGGCCGGCCTGGTGTGGGCGGCGCTGCTGATGGCGGTGGGCCTGCCGATCGCGGCGCCGGCGGTGGGGTTGATGGGGCTCGAAGGCGCGTCGGCCGCGGGCGCGACGCGCTACCTGATGATCGAGCTGTGCGTGCTGCCGGCGATCATGCTCGAGCGCGTCGGCATCGCCTGCCTGCGCGGGGCGGGCGACACGATGAGCGGCCTGTGGGCGATGATCCTGGTGAACATCGTCAACATCGCCGTCAGCTACACGCTGGTGACCGGCGCCGGCGGGCTGTTCCCCTCGTTCGGTTACGACGGCGTCGCGCTGGGCACCGCGTCGGGGCACCTCGTCGGCGGCGGGCTGCTGCTGGCGATGCTCGTCGTCGGCCGCGCGGGGTTGCGGCTGCGGCTGCCGCAGATGAAGCCCGACCCCGCCATGATCCGGCGTCTCCTGCGGATCGGCATCCCCGGCGGCGTCGAAGCGATCCTGATCGTGACCTGCAACTTGATTTACCTGCGGATCGTGCTGAAGCTCGGCGACGTCGCCGCCGCGGCGCACGGCGTGGCGATCCAGGTCGAGTCGCTCGCCTTCATGCCGGGCGGCGCCTTCCAGATCGCGGCCGGCACCATGACGGGCCAGTACCTCGGCGCCGGCGACCCCCACCGCGCGGCGCGCAGCGCATGGATTGCCACGGCTATCGCGTCGGCGATCATGGTCGCGGCCGGCGCGTTGTTCTGGCTCGACACCGAGACGTTGATCGGCTGGTTCCTCAAGGACAAGCCCGAGGTCGTCCCGCTCGCCGCGCAGCTGTTGCGATTGATATCGCTGGCGATGCTGCCGCTGGCGATCTCGATGGTGCTCGCCGGCGCGCTGCGCGGAGCGGGCGACACACGCTGGCCGCTGGTGATCACGGTGATCGGCTTCGGCCTCTTCCGGGTGCCGATCGCAACCTACTTCGCCCAGGACACCGTGACGCTGCCGCTCATCGGGACGACGTTCGCCGGCGCGGGCCTGGGGGCGGTCGGCGCGTGGTACGGCGCGGTGAGCGACCTCTGCGTCCGCGCGGCGCTGATGCTGGGCCGCTTCCTGCACGGCGGGTGGAAGCACGTGGAAGTTTGA
- a CDS encoding TlpA disulfide reductase family protein: MEGLAGLGMALLAAIAGAVLVERLTRPGEGGERIGPLPLPELLVEGWLNIDGAAPPTRESLAGRHVVLYFWSTDCLPCLQTLPSLARFNERWQERGVEVVALASDPSSRVGAVEAAIRRVQGMDWPVAYGAGMVFNQLGVNATPTYLLFDKKGVGVWRGHSVQGLEDELSLRL, from the coding sequence TTGGAAGGCCTGGCGGGCCTGGGCATGGCGCTGCTGGCGGCGATCGCCGGCGCCGTGCTGGTCGAACGCCTGACGCGGCCCGGCGAAGGGGGCGAGCGCATCGGTCCGCTCCCGCTGCCCGAGTTGCTCGTCGAGGGCTGGCTGAACATCGACGGCGCAGCGCCGCCGACGCGCGAGTCGCTCGCCGGGCGGCACGTGGTCCTCTACTTCTGGTCGACCGACTGCCTGCCGTGCTTGCAGACGCTGCCATCGCTCGCGCGTTTCAACGAACGCTGGCAAGAGCGCGGCGTCGAGGTCGTGGCGTTGGCGTCCGACCCGTCATCGCGCGTCGGCGCGGTCGAGGCGGCGATCCGTCGCGTCCAGGGGATGGACTGGCCCGTCGCCTACGGCGCCGGCATGGTCTTCAATCAGCTGGGCGTGAACGCAACGCCCACCTATCTGCTCTTCGATAAGAAGGGCGTCGGCGTGTGGCGCGGGCACTCGGTGCAGGGGCTCGAGGACGAGCTTTCGCTGCGGCTGTAA
- a CDS encoding prepilin-type N-terminal cleavage/methylation domain-containing protein yields MRFERAVSNQRSAVSFRKLQSAIRNRQSAMTLVELLVVIVLVTTLVTTVIPILSPGGDNKRIREASRNLNAYLQGAQARAIETGRPFGVAFQRLSADTERGADNAVCVRAEYVEVPPHYSGMDSSSLARVCIDSNSQQLALQFVRLGTANAPGTDMLPAGYDVDLVPDRFLRPGDTVVVGKHTFVLGAATGNFAGRAYTPIDSTSSGQGYFNTTGNYTSANYPVFSVTIAGPDSANLSFLYDSEGVAVGQQQLQASGASSTFFATAPTPYQIQRQPVPAGGEPLEMPGSVAVDLQASVFTSGLRVFRPSYASIDSATNDFVAMRNPVMVLFSPQGNIDRVYGLFDNAGQPMTPQNVTSTLALCVGRRELIPPKQTEGAAALTAPMNHNEPINLERDIVARNLSETEAKVVMDQYNWLNLDSRWVLVGGQSGAVSTIATSGVYPGPLTATVDQQLAAAIENASSRTTAGGR; encoded by the coding sequence ATGCGCTTCGAAAGAGCGGTTAGCAATCAGCGGTCAGCGGTCAGCTTTCGAAAGCTGCAATCCGCAATCCGCAATCGCCAATCCGCAATGACGCTCGTCGAGCTGCTGGTCGTGATCGTCTTGGTGACGACGCTCGTCACCACGGTGATCCCGATCCTCTCGCCCGGCGGGGACAACAAACGGATCCGCGAGGCGTCGCGGAATCTCAACGCCTACTTGCAGGGCGCCCAGGCGCGGGCGATCGAGACCGGCCGGCCGTTCGGCGTCGCCTTCCAACGCCTGTCGGCCGACACCGAGCGTGGCGCCGACAACGCCGTCTGCGTGCGGGCCGAGTACGTCGAGGTCCCGCCGCACTACTCGGGGATGGATAGCTCGTCGCTGGCGAGGGTCTGTATCGACAGCAATAGCCAGCAGTTGGCGCTGCAGTTCGTGCGTCTAGGAACGGCGAATGCTCCCGGGACTGACATGCTCCCCGCCGGTTACGACGTGGACCTCGTCCCCGATCGCTTCTTGCGCCCGGGCGACACGGTCGTCGTCGGCAAGCACACGTTCGTGCTCGGAGCGGCGACTGGCAATTTCGCCGGTCGCGCCTACACGCCGATCGACTCGACCAGCAGCGGCCAGGGCTACTTCAATACGACCGGCAACTACACCTCAGCCAACTATCCCGTCTTTAGCGTGACGATCGCCGGCCCCGACTCGGCGAATCTGAGCTTCCTCTACGACTCCGAGGGCGTCGCCGTCGGTCAGCAGCAGTTGCAGGCCAGCGGCGCAAGCTCCACCTTCTTCGCGACGGCGCCGACACCGTACCAAATCCAGCGCCAGCCCGTCCCCGCGGGGGGCGAGCCGCTGGAGATGCCCGGTAGCGTGGCTGTCGACTTGCAGGCGAGCGTGTTCACCTCCGGGCTCAGGGTCTTTCGCCCCAGCTACGCCTCGATCGATTCCGCCACCAACGACTTCGTCGCGATGCGGAACCCGGTGATGGTGTTGTTCTCACCGCAAGGCAACATCGATCGCGTCTATGGGTTGTTTGACAACGCCGGTCAGCCGATGACGCCGCAGAACGTGACCAGCACACTGGCCCTGTGCGTCGGCCGCCGCGAACTGATCCCCCCCAAACAGACCGAGGGGGCCGCCGCCCTAACGGCGCCGATGAATCACAACGAGCCGATCAACCTCGAGCGCGACATCGTCGCCCGCAACCTCAGCGAAACCGAGGCCAAGGTTGTTATGGACCAGTACAATTGGTTGAACCTCGACAGCCGCTGGGTGCTCGTCGGCGGGCAGAGCGGGGCGGTCTCAACGATCGCCACGAGCGGCGTCTACCCGGGCCCGCTAACGGCGACGGTGGATCAGCAACTCGCTGCCGCCATTGAGAACGCCTCGTCGCGGACGACGGCGGGGGGAAGGTGA
- a CDS encoding type II secretion system protein — translation MIEIGKGNAERGMRSYRLAQSPSARSFHFRLSPFHFRRRALTLVELMVAIAIIGILASLLLGAAAVASEVARNARTKSLIARLHTLVIERYDGYRNHRVEIQPFTDTAVYRTSLAAVTGFVYPTGPNGLNPPQPGGPGDPRMRAYARLAGLRELMKLEMPDRWSDILNGAVQNPPQIIPPSSGRPGVVLQRVPALYETYARAYNQLVGRTNTVTGLPNTDDDILANESAECLYLIIMNATGDGEARGMFKPNDIGDTDGDGAFEFLDGWGKPIAFLRWAPGFDSDAQLSFRSLERTASNPRLGPNVVAEQLLEDHDPFDLFRLDPPAGSGLLRGWRLTPLIISGGGDEEIGVRTLSGANYIATLNPYADVLLGEATDTPDDAARDIEAELAGDDITNHNVGELSRK, via the coding sequence ATGATCGAAATCGGAAAGGGGAATGCGGAAAGGGGAATGCGAAGCTATCGCCTAGCACAGTCCCCCTCTGCGCGCTCCTTCCACTTTCGCCTTTCCCCTTTCCACTTTCGCCGTCGGGCGCTCACCCTCGTCGAGCTGATGGTCGCGATCGCGATCATCGGCATCCTGGCGTCGCTCCTCTTGGGCGCCGCGGCGGTCGCCAGCGAAGTGGCGCGCAACGCCCGGACCAAGTCGTTGATCGCCCGGCTGCACACGCTGGTGATCGAGCGCTACGACGGGTACCGCAATCATCGGGTGGAGATTCAGCCGTTTACCGACACTGCCGTTTACCGCACAAGTCTCGCGGCAGTTACAGGGTTCGTCTACCCAACTGGCCCGAACGGCTTGAATCCGCCACAACCCGGCGGTCCCGGCGATCCTCGGATGCGCGCCTACGCACGTCTCGCAGGACTGCGCGAGCTCATGAAGTTGGAGATGCCCGATCGCTGGAGCGACATACTCAACGGTGCCGTGCAGAATCCGCCGCAGATCATACCTCCTAGCTCGGGCCGTCCCGGCGTCGTGCTCCAGCGAGTCCCCGCTCTCTACGAGACCTACGCCAGGGCTTACAACCAATTGGTTGGGCGTACCAACACGGTGACGGGACTACCCAACACCGACGACGACATTCTCGCAAACGAATCGGCCGAGTGCCTGTACCTGATCATTATGAACGCCACGGGCGACGGCGAAGCGCGGGGTATGTTCAAGCCCAACGACATCGGCGACACCGATGGCGACGGCGCGTTTGAGTTCCTCGACGGCTGGGGCAAGCCGATCGCGTTCCTCCGCTGGGCCCCCGGCTTCGACTCCGACGCGCAGCTGAGCTTCCGGTCTCTCGAGCGCACCGCGAGCAACCCCCGCCTGGGCCCGAACGTCGTCGCCGAACAGCTCCTCGAAGACCACGACCCGTTTGACCTCTTCCGCTTGGACCCGCCCGCCGGTTCCGGCTTGCTACGCGGCTGGCGGCTGACGCCGCTGATCATTTCGGGCGGCGGCGATGAGGAGATCGGCGTGCGAACCCTCAGCGGAGCTAACTACATCGCGACGCTCAACCCTTATGCCGACGTCTTGTTAGGTGAGGCGACGGATACCCCCGACGACGCTGCTCGGGACATCGAAGCCGAACTCGCCGGCGACGACATCACCAACCACAACGTGGGCGAGCTCAGTCGCAAGTAA
- a CDS encoding type II secretion system protein produces MRIEERERPDRGHSAFRIPHSALASRTSAPRRPGFTLVELLVVITIIGILTALLLVGVQQARIAAQRAAITTEINQIDAAIKDLKNSSGSFPPNAQTDAGGPINENTVLTDFKQFMLKAFPQHREHEALIKALVGVATTSEQNIATNLPGGMTAAEAAVFWVGGFSSDPKYPITGSGGPSYLISTLPNGVTDASEADPIDQRSWQLGIKVENLGPRGNDGYFSKNYTRFIDYADPRDPSGNTRRRINMWVLTPGNSPAPYVYFDASRGSGVTAANDVPAATEPVSHNGSEGLQELLDQTKLVYAIKQRKSVGAGYDFANKGQFQVLHAGFDREWLFIDPNSGASLAFPHVVNDGTMAPTETLYPEGPWTAELADTQANFTNGILEGAQE; encoded by the coding sequence ATGCGGATCGAAGAACGAGAGCGGCCTGATCGCGGACATTCCGCATTCCGCATTCCGCATTCCGCATTGGCGTCACGGACCAGCGCGCCTCGCCGTCCCGGCTTCACCCTCGTGGAGCTCCTGGTCGTCATCACGATCATCGGCATCCTCACGGCGCTGTTGCTCGTGGGCGTGCAGCAGGCGCGGATTGCGGCGCAGCGGGCGGCGATCACTACCGAGATCAACCAGATCGACGCCGCCATCAAGGACCTCAAAAACTCGTCCGGCAGCTTCCCGCCGAACGCCCAGACCGATGCGGGCGGCCCGATCAATGAAAACACCGTCCTCACCGACTTCAAGCAGTTCATGCTGAAAGCCTTCCCGCAGCACCGCGAGCACGAGGCGCTGATCAAGGCCTTAGTAGGCGTGGCAACGACCAGCGAGCAGAACATCGCCACGAACCTCCCCGGCGGCATGACCGCGGCCGAGGCGGCCGTGTTCTGGGTCGGTGGATTCAGCAGCGACCCGAAGTATCCGATCACCGGAAGCGGCGGCCCGTCGTACCTCATCTCGACGCTCCCCAACGGCGTGACCGACGCGAGCGAAGCCGACCCGATCGACCAGCGGTCGTGGCAGCTGGGCATCAAGGTCGAGAACCTCGGTCCGCGCGGCAATGACGGCTACTTCTCCAAGAATTACACCCGGTTCATCGACTACGCCGACCCGCGCGACCCGAGTGGCAATACGAGGCGCCGCATCAACATGTGGGTGCTGACGCCGGGCAACTCGCCCGCGCCGTACGTCTACTTCGACGCCTCGCGCGGCTCGGGCGTCACCGCCGCGAACGACGTCCCGGCGGCCACCGAGCCGGTCAGCCACAACGGCTCCGAAGGGCTTCAAGAACTGCTCGACCAAACGAAGCTCGTCTACGCGATCAAGCAACGCAAATCGGTGGGCGCGGGTTACGATTTCGCCAACAAGGGCCAGTTCCAAGTCCTCCACGCCGGCTTCGACCGCGAGTGGTTGTTCATCGACCCCAATAGCGGCGCATCGCTGGCGTTCCCGCATGTTGTCAACGACGGAACGATGGCCCCGACCGAGACGCTCTACCCCGAAGGCCCGTGGACGGCGGAGCTCGCCGACACGCAGGCCAACTTCACCAACGGCATCTTGGAGGGGGCACAGGAATGA
- a CDS encoding type II secretion system F family protein, with protein sequence MPTFQFEAMDATGAEIKDVIEAPTEEEAQATIRQMGYFVTKINVKKVRKKAETASAKKKNRGFVFGGVKSRELTTFTRQLSILQDAGLPIVRSLRILAEQAKPGRLKYSLEDTCEEIEGGSTLSEAMSKSPKCFDRLYVNMIKAGEAGGALELILQRLADFKERSESLKRKIKGAMIYPVVVVTVAVGILTFIMIAIVPAFEQIFDDFGLELPTATLFLVAVSNWTVNYWYLIPGIPVCIWLFIKLLRKFRHGRIGWDQFTLKVPIFGPLVEQNILARTTRTLGTLIASGVPILEALNITRDTAGNAIFERMYQKISDAIREGEAIAAPMKLNSVPGFHPIAALFWFCFVGGPIGLLLYLLKYKQRIVDDLVVNMVDVGEETGELDTMLYKIADVYDELVAVRTDSLTKLLEPLLVIFLGGAVGFIVIALFIPLVKLIEGLS encoded by the coding sequence ATGCCGACGTTTCAATTCGAAGCGATGGACGCCACCGGCGCCGAGATCAAGGACGTGATCGAAGCGCCCACGGAGGAAGAAGCGCAGGCGACGATCCGCCAGATGGGCTATTTCGTCACCAAGATCAACGTCAAGAAGGTCCGTAAGAAGGCCGAGACGGCAAGCGCGAAGAAGAAGAACCGCGGCTTCGTGTTCGGCGGCGTGAAGTCGCGTGAGCTGACCACGTTCACCCGCCAACTCTCGATCCTCCAGGACGCGGGCCTGCCGATCGTGCGGAGCTTGCGCATCCTCGCCGAGCAGGCCAAGCCCGGACGCCTCAAGTACTCGCTCGAAGACACCTGCGAAGAGATCGAGGGCGGTTCGACGCTCTCCGAGGCGATGTCCAAGAGCCCCAAGTGCTTCGACCGGCTCTACGTCAACATGATCAAGGCGGGCGAGGCGGGCGGCGCCCTGGAGCTCATTCTCCAGCGTCTGGCCGACTTCAAAGAACGATCCGAGTCTCTCAAGCGTAAGATCAAAGGGGCGATGATCTACCCGGTGGTGGTCGTCACCGTCGCGGTCGGCATCTTGACGTTCATCATGATCGCCATTGTCCCGGCGTTCGAACAGATTTTCGACGACTTCGGCCTCGAACTCCCCACCGCGACGCTGTTCCTCGTCGCGGTCTCGAACTGGACGGTCAACTACTGGTACCTGATCCCAGGCATCCCGGTCTGTATCTGGCTGTTCATCAAACTCCTACGAAAATTCAGACACGGCCGCATCGGCTGGGACCAGTTCACGCTCAAGGTGCCGATCTTCGGCCCGCTAGTGGAGCAGAACATCCTCGCGCGGACGACGCGGACGCTGGGCACCCTGATCGCCTCGGGCGTGCCGATCCTCGAGGCGCTCAACATCACCCGCGATACGGCGGGCAACGCGATCTTCGAGCGGATGTATCAGAAGATCAGCGACGCCATCCGTGAGGGCGAAGCGATCGCCGCCCCGATGAAGCTGAACTCGGTGCCGGGATTCCACCCCATCGCGGCGCTGTTCTGGTTCTGCTTCGTCGGTGGCCCGATCGGCCTGCTCTTGTACCTCCTCAAGTACAAGCAGCGGATCGTGGACGACCTCGTGGTGAACATGGTCGACGTGGGCGAAGAGACCGGCGAGCTCGACACGATGCTCTACAAGATCGCCGACGTGTACGACGAGCTCGTCGCCGTGCGGACCGACTCGCTAACGAAGCTACTCGAACCGCTCTTGGTGATCTTCCTCGGCGGCGCCGTCGGCTTCATCGTCATCGCGCTGTTCATCCCGCTGGTGAAGCTGATCGAGGGCCTCTCCTGA
- a CDS encoding GspE/PulE family protein, which yields MAMRRLGQVMVDMGFIDDEQLDLLVDEQKQQPGLLIGRVAMDMGLIDEEKLTQAVAEQLVLEVVSPHEVKIAKPVLSMVSTPMAQMYRVIPIHFDEGTGTLTIAMADPQNLGVQDELRTFLGHNIKIQVASDSSISAALERYYGENTDSVESIVESLEDDTELAAAAAALEKEGPIDLTSVEALADSAPVRKLLNMVLLMAIKDHASDLHFEPFEDEFRIRIKADGVLYEMVPPPRHLAFAITTRIKVMANLDIAERRLPQDGRIELTVGGHPVDLRVSVLPTMFGESVVMRVLDRSVVNLSLENVGLDKETMEKFRRAIIKPNGIVLVTGPTGSGKTTTLYSALSELNTIEDKLITSEDPVEYDIDGIVQVPIDSAIGNTFAAILRAVLRQDPDKVLVGEIRDLETAEIAVQASLTGHLVFSTLHTNDAPSTITRLKDMGVPTFLITATVEAILAQRLVRRICKNCKEEYHPSAELLADLDLTPADVKGKKFYRGGGCEICNNTGYKGRVGLFELLIMSNHLRDLIMQNCQTEELRNAAEKEGMVTLRSAGMKAMYEGTTTVDEVVRETVLEA from the coding sequence ATGGCGATGCGACGGCTCGGCCAAGTCATGGTCGATATGGGCTTTATCGACGACGAGCAGCTCGACCTGCTCGTTGACGAGCAGAAACAGCAGCCCGGGCTGCTGATCGGCCGCGTCGCGATGGACATGGGCCTGATCGATGAGGAGAAGCTCACGCAGGCCGTCGCCGAGCAACTGGTGCTGGAGGTGGTCTCGCCGCACGAGGTGAAGATCGCCAAGCCCGTGCTGTCGATGGTCTCCACGCCGATGGCGCAGATGTACCGGGTCATCCCGATCCACTTCGACGAAGGGACGGGCACGCTCACCATCGCGATGGCCGACCCGCAGAACCTGGGCGTCCAGGACGAGTTGCGGACGTTCCTCGGGCACAACATCAAGATTCAGGTCGCGAGCGATTCGAGCATCAGCGCCGCCCTCGAGCGGTACTACGGCGAGAACACCGATAGCGTCGAGTCGATCGTCGAGTCGCTCGAGGACGACACCGAGTTGGCCGCGGCCGCCGCGGCGCTCGAGAAGGAAGGTCCGATCGACCTGACGAGCGTCGAGGCCCTCGCCGACAGCGCCCCGGTTCGCAAGCTGCTCAACATGGTCCTCTTGATGGCGATCAAGGACCACGCCAGCGACCTCCACTTCGAGCCCTTCGAGGACGAGTTCCGCATCCGCATCAAGGCGGACGGCGTCTTGTATGAGATGGTCCCGCCGCCGCGTCACCTGGCGTTCGCCATTACGACGCGCATCAAGGTGATGGCGAACCTCGACATCGCCGAACGCCGCCTGCCGCAAGACGGCCGCATCGAACTCACCGTCGGCGGTCACCCGGTCGACCTGCGGGTGAGCGTGTTGCCGACGATGTTCGGCGAGTCGGTCGTGATGCGGGTGCTCGATCGTTCGGTGGTGAACCTGAGCTTGGAAAACGTCGGCCTCGATAAAGAGACGATGGAGAAGTTCCGCCGGGCCATCATCAAGCCCAACGGGATTGTCCTCGTCACCGGGCCGACGGGCTCGGGCAAGACGACGACGCTCTACTCGGCGTTGTCGGAGCTGAACACGATCGAGGACAAGCTGATCACCTCCGAGGACCCGGTCGAGTACGACATCGACGGCATCGTCCAGGTGCCGATCGACTCGGCGATCGGCAATACGTTCGCGGCGATCCTCCGCGCGGTCCTCCGCCAGGACCCCGACAAGGTGCTGGTGGGCGAGATCCGCGACCTGGAGACCGCCGAGATCGCGGTGCAGGCGTCGCTGACGGGCCACCTCGTGTTCTCCACGCTGCACACCAACGACGCGCCGAGCACGATCACCCGCCTCAAGGACATGGGCGTGCCGACGTTCCTCATCACCGCGACGGTCGAGGCGATCCTCGCCCAGCGACTGGTGCGGCGCATCTGCAAGAACTGCAAGGAAGAGTACCACCCCTCGGCCGAGCTGCTGGCGGACCTCGACCTCACCCCCGCCGACGTGAAAGGGAAGAAGTTCTACCGCGGCGGCGGCTGCGAAATCTGCAACAACACCGGCTACAAGGGCCGCGTCGGCCTGTTCGAGCTGTTGATCATGTCGAATCACCTCCGCGACCTGATCATGCAGAATTGCCAGACCGAAGAACTCCGTAACGCGGCCGAGAAGGAGGGCATGGTCACCCTCCGCTCGGCCGGCATGAAGGCGATGTACGAGGGCACCACCACCGTGGACGAAGTCGTCCGCGAGACGGTGCTGGAAGCTTAA
- a CDS encoding type IV pilus twitching motility protein PilT, with protein MGTILIDKLLSAVVKQGASDLHITVGQPPVLRLSGRMQKLKTKVLDEADTMGLMKSITPDRCQQEFQETGSTDFGFAFGDQARFRVSVFRQRGKVAMVLRQIPVDLYTMDQLKLPEIFKKIIQRPRGLVLVTGPTGSGKSTSLAAMIDYLNDNVDHHIITIEDPIEFQHNHKKSTINQREVGTDVTSFSEAIRRALRQDPDVILVGEMRDLETIEAAITAAETGHIVFGTLHTSSAAGTINRIIDVFPTNQQDQIRTQLASAIIGILSQQLLKKVGGGRVAAFETLIVTPGIANLIRENKIFRITSAIQTGAKMGMQLLDDHIYKHYTEGSITKEAALEKCNEAEQLAVRMAAWDRNEGDPFADREQEEH; from the coding sequence ATGGGCACGATTCTCATCGACAAGCTGCTCTCGGCGGTGGTGAAGCAGGGCGCGAGCGACCTGCACATCACGGTGGGCCAGCCGCCCGTGCTGCGCCTCAGCGGCCGGATGCAGAAACTCAAGACCAAGGTGCTCGATGAGGCCGACACCATGGGCCTGATGAAGAGCATCACGCCCGACCGCTGCCAGCAAGAGTTCCAAGAGACCGGCAGCACCGACTTCGGCTTCGCGTTCGGCGATCAGGCGCGGTTCCGCGTGTCGGTGTTCCGCCAACGCGGCAAGGTGGCGATGGTCCTCCGGCAGATCCCGGTCGACCTCTACACGATGGACCAGCTGAAGCTGCCGGAGATCTTCAAGAAGATCATCCAGCGGCCCCGCGGTTTGGTGCTGGTGACGGGGCCGACGGGTTCGGGAAAATCGACGTCGCTCGCGGCGATGATCGACTACCTGAACGACAACGTCGATCACCACATCATCACGATCGAAGACCCGATCGAGTTCCAACACAACCACAAGAAGTCGACGATCAACCAGCGTGAGGTCGGCACCGACGTCACGAGCTTCTCCGAGGCGATCCGGCGCGCGTTGCGTCAGGACCCGGACGTGATCCTCGTCGGCGAAATGCGTGACCTCGAGACGATCGAGGCCGCCATCACCGCCGCCGAAACCGGCCACATCGTGTTCGGCACACTGCACACCAGTAGCGCCGCGGGCACGATCAATCGCATCATCGACGTCTTCCCGACCAACCAGCAGGACCAGATTCGCACGCAGCTCGCTTCGGCGATCATCGGCATCCTCTCTCAGCAACTGCTGAAGAAGGTTGGCGGCGGCCGCGTCGCGGCGTTCGAGACACTGATCGTCACGCCGGGCATCGCCAACCTGATCCGCGAGAACAAGATCTTCCGCATCACCTCGGCGATCCAGACCGGCGCCAAGATGGGCATGCAGTTGCTCGACGACCACATCTACAAGCATTACACCGAGGGAAGCATCACCAAGGAGGCCGCCCTCGAGAAGTGCAACGAGGCCGAACAGCTCGCTGTGCGGATGGCCGCCTGGGACCGCAACGAGGGCGATCCCTTCGCCGACCGCGAACAAGAAGAACACTGA